Proteins from one Mesorhizobium sp. M9A.F.Ca.ET.002.03.1.2 genomic window:
- a CDS encoding ABC transporter substrate-binding protein, with the protein MTNESHIGSKAGISRRTFLQVTGAGLVTATALGGSSFRAQAEPYGKFTWISPRGTLEVLDDYPYWAAKKAGYFGDLDTDMQPGPSDGTATVKFVDVGQADMGFPSPGVFSFAIQNGMKLKSVFHMGARDTFSFAFRKGEGTNDLKTLEGKTILLGSAAWQSITDPLLAAQGVDIKKVKYVEAGWPTWGTALAGGQGDAALSWEGLRAEWIAKNLDFEYWLGVQNSKLPANTFVVRAADLEDPDRKAFLEKYLRGWAMGLEFGYQNPRAAVEAVFEQFPTLAKNLGPELGTTSILQQINVFRGDMDKREGWGSHDMASWQGFFDEIHKIGQITSPVKAEDVCTNELIGPANDFDKAKVKADADGYKLSEGFAALDVDNIEAHLFDSAVK; encoded by the coding sequence ATGACCAACGAAAGTCACATCGGTTCAAAAGCGGGCATCAGCCGCCGCACTTTCCTGCAAGTCACCGGCGCAGGCCTGGTGACGGCCACGGCGCTCGGCGGCTCGAGCTTCAGGGCGCAGGCCGAGCCCTACGGCAAATTCACCTGGATTTCGCCGCGCGGCACGCTCGAAGTGCTCGATGACTATCCCTATTGGGCCGCCAAGAAAGCCGGCTATTTCGGCGACCTTGACACCGACATGCAGCCGGGCCCGTCGGACGGCACCGCGACGGTGAAGTTCGTCGATGTCGGCCAGGCCGACATGGGCTTCCCTTCCCCCGGCGTCTTTTCCTTCGCCATCCAGAACGGCATGAAGCTCAAATCCGTGTTCCACATGGGCGCGCGCGACACGTTCAGCTTTGCCTTCCGCAAGGGTGAGGGAACGAACGACCTGAAGACGCTCGAGGGCAAGACGATCCTGCTCGGCTCCGCCGCGTGGCAGTCGATCACCGATCCGCTGCTGGCGGCGCAAGGCGTCGACATCAAGAAAGTGAAGTATGTCGAGGCCGGCTGGCCGACCTGGGGCACCGCACTTGCCGGCGGCCAGGGCGACGCCGCGCTGTCGTGGGAAGGCTTACGCGCCGAATGGATCGCCAAAAACCTTGACTTCGAATACTGGCTCGGCGTGCAGAATTCGAAGCTGCCGGCAAACACCTTCGTAGTGCGGGCGGCCGATCTCGAGGATCCCGACCGCAAGGCGTTCCTGGAAAAGTACCTGCGCGGCTGGGCGATGGGGCTGGAGTTCGGCTACCAGAATCCACGCGCCGCCGTCGAAGCGGTGTTCGAGCAGTTCCCGACGCTGGCCAAGAATCTCGGGCCCGAACTCGGCACCACCTCGATCCTGCAGCAGATCAACGTCTTCCGCGGCGATATGGACAAGCGCGAAGGCTGGGGCTCGCATGACATGGCGAGCTGGCAGGGCTTCTTCGACGAGATCCACAAGATCGGCCAGATAACCAGTCCGGTGAAGGCCGAGGACGTCTGCACCAACGAGCTGATCGGCCCGGCCAATGATTTCGACAAGGCCAAGGTCAAGGCCGATGCGGATGGGTATAAGCTGTCGGAGGGTTTTGCGGCGCTCGATGTCGACAACATCGAGGCACATCTGTTCGACTCGGCGGTCAAGTAA
- a CDS encoding ABC transporter permease: MSGDDAIPEFSKIKAGAKAGDGHDVSLTNLSAFASGPGIRSGAEVAAIVAVAVVIIGGIELALRLFNVPHYIMPGPSAIAYALFDEFPLIAPHLGYTLVELISGFSIGAIIGLVMAAVITQFPFAEKIVAPYILLLVTTPMLALVPLLILRFGFGYTPRIIAVALAAGPMVMINAATGFRRVDSAKIALARSYGASTLQIFWKIRAPMALPMILVGLMIGAIFGLLTAVGAEMVGGGFGLGNRLTTYSSMIQMPQFFAVVLILSILGILIYVLFFLIGKKWANWEA; the protein is encoded by the coding sequence GTGAGCGGAGACGACGCCATCCCGGAATTCTCCAAAATCAAGGCGGGCGCCAAGGCCGGCGATGGGCATGACGTCAGCCTGACCAATCTTTCGGCCTTCGCCAGCGGTCCCGGCATCAGGTCGGGTGCGGAAGTCGCCGCTATTGTCGCCGTTGCGGTGGTTATCATCGGCGGCATCGAGCTGGCGCTGCGGCTGTTCAACGTGCCGCACTACATCATGCCGGGGCCAAGCGCGATCGCCTACGCGCTGTTCGACGAGTTCCCGCTGATTGCGCCGCATCTCGGCTACACGCTGGTCGAGCTTATCTCCGGCTTCTCGATCGGCGCCATCATCGGCCTGGTGATGGCCGCGGTGATCACGCAATTCCCTTTCGCCGAGAAGATCGTAGCACCCTACATCCTGCTCCTGGTCACCACGCCGATGCTGGCGCTGGTGCCGCTTTTGATCCTGCGCTTCGGCTTCGGCTATACGCCGCGCATCATCGCGGTGGCGCTGGCCGCCGGGCCGATGGTGATGATCAATGCGGCGACCGGCTTTCGCCGGGTCGACAGCGCCAAGATCGCATTGGCGCGGTCCTACGGCGCCAGCACCTTGCAGATATTCTGGAAGATCCGGGCGCCGATGGCGCTGCCGATGATCCTTGTCGGCCTGATGATCGGCGCGATCTTTGGGCTTTTGACCGCCGTCGGCGCCGAGATGGTCGGCGGCGGCTTCGGCCTCGGCAACCGGCTGACCACCTATTCGTCGATGATCCAGATGCCGCAATTCTTCGCGGTGGTTCTGATCCTCTCGATCCTCGGCATCCTCATCTACGTGCTGTTCTTCCTGATCGGCAAGAAATGGGCGAACTGGGAGGCATGA
- a CDS encoding aldo/keto reductase — MTSEPRKIRWGILGPGTIAKAFAGGVAHSRTGTLAAIGARNPGKSGLAENFPGARILDGYEALLADPDVDAVYISTPHPSHAEWAIKAAEAGKHVLCEKPMGLSAFEADAMIHAARRAGTFLGEAFMYRLHSQTAKLIELVRSGAIGEVRMIKSSFGFAMPSFMPEHRLYANDLAGGGILDVGGYPVSMARLIAGAAAGEPFVEPDKVAGAAHLGQSGVDEWASALLHFPGGIVAEVSCGISLAQDNVLRILGTKGRIEVADFWYASGKEGGTGEIRIIRLDGEEIIRIKEDRWLYAFEVDAAGEAILAGKQEFAWPGMGWADSTGNLRVLDKWRAAVGLEYDIEKPAKRLNTISGRRLRSGGTAIPKREIPGLPRPASCLALGFEDFRTFSSGTILLDAYFEAGGNVFDTAYIYGSGYTETLLGQWLKNRGVREQSVVIGKGAHTPLCYPDVIGKQLTQSLDRLQTDHVDVYFMHRDNPDVPVGEFVDAMDQEVRAGRIRGPFGGSNWTRERMDEAIAYAERTGKQKPGALSNNFSLAEMLEPIWAGCVTSSSDEWKAWLTARQMPNFAWSSQGRGFFTGRAGRDQRDNEELVRVWYSERNFGRRDRAIELANRLGKSPIHVALAYVLAQPYPSVPLIGPRTLDELEDSLQALDIALSPDDLAWLDGGSDRKFARSAR; from the coding sequence ATGACGTCCGAACCAAGAAAGATCCGCTGGGGCATTCTCGGGCCCGGCACCATCGCCAAGGCCTTTGCCGGCGGCGTGGCTCATTCGCGCACCGGCACATTGGCCGCTATCGGCGCGCGCAATCCCGGCAAATCAGGCCTCGCCGAAAACTTTCCCGGTGCTCGCATCCTCGACGGCTACGAGGCTTTGCTTGCGGACCCGGACGTCGACGCGGTCTACATTTCGACGCCGCATCCCAGCCACGCCGAATGGGCGATCAAGGCGGCAGAGGCCGGAAAGCATGTGCTTTGCGAAAAACCGATGGGGCTGAGCGCCTTCGAGGCCGACGCGATGATCCATGCGGCGCGCAGGGCCGGCACCTTTCTCGGCGAGGCCTTCATGTACCGGCTGCATTCGCAGACCGCAAAGCTGATCGAGCTGGTCAGGTCCGGCGCGATCGGCGAGGTGCGCATGATCAAGTCGAGCTTCGGCTTCGCCATGCCTAGTTTCATGCCGGAGCACCGGCTCTATGCGAACGATCTCGCCGGCGGCGGCATTCTGGATGTCGGCGGCTATCCCGTTTCGATGGCGCGGCTGATTGCCGGGGCAGCAGCGGGAGAACCTTTCGTCGAGCCGGATAAGGTGGCTGGTGCTGCGCATCTCGGCCAATCCGGCGTCGACGAATGGGCTTCGGCGCTGCTGCATTTTCCGGGTGGCATCGTCGCTGAAGTCTCCTGCGGCATCTCGCTGGCGCAGGACAATGTCCTGCGCATCCTCGGCACCAAGGGCCGCATCGAGGTCGCGGATTTCTGGTATGCGAGCGGCAAGGAAGGCGGCACCGGCGAGATTCGCATCATCCGACTGGACGGCGAGGAGATTATCAGGATCAAGGAGGACCGCTGGCTTTACGCTTTCGAGGTCGACGCCGCCGGCGAGGCCATTCTTGCCGGAAAGCAGGAATTTGCCTGGCCGGGCATGGGTTGGGCCGACAGCACCGGCAATCTGCGCGTGCTCGACAAATGGCGCGCTGCGGTCGGGCTCGAATATGATATCGAGAAGCCGGCAAAGCGTCTCAACACGATCTCCGGCCGGCGGCTGCGTTCCGGCGGCACCGCGATCCCGAAGCGCGAAATTCCGGGTCTGCCGCGGCCGGCCTCGTGTCTCGCGCTCGGCTTCGAGGATTTCCGCACCTTCTCCTCGGGCACGATCCTGCTCGATGCTTATTTCGAGGCCGGCGGCAACGTCTTCGACACGGCGTACATCTACGGCTCGGGCTACACCGAGACGCTGCTCGGCCAATGGTTGAAGAATCGTGGGGTGCGTGAGCAATCGGTGGTCATCGGCAAGGGCGCACACACTCCGCTCTGCTATCCCGATGTGATCGGCAAACAGCTCACCCAGTCGCTCGACCGGCTGCAGACCGATCATGTCGATGTCTATTTCATGCATCGCGACAATCCGGATGTGCCGGTCGGCGAATTCGTCGACGCGATGGACCAAGAGGTTAGGGCCGGCCGCATTCGCGGTCCGTTCGGTGGCTCGAACTGGACAAGGGAACGCATGGACGAGGCTATTGCCTATGCCGAGCGAACCGGCAAGCAAAAGCCCGGCGCGCTTTCGAACAATTTTTCGCTGGCCGAAATGCTGGAGCCGATCTGGGCAGGCTGCGTCACATCGTCAAGCGATGAATGGAAGGCCTGGCTGACCGCCCGGCAGATGCCGAATTTCGCCTGGTCGAGCCAGGGGCGGGGTTTCTTCACCGGCCGCGCCGGGCGTGATCAGCGCGACAATGAAGAGCTGGTGCGTGTCTGGTATTCGGAAAGGAATTTCGGCCGCCGCGACCGGGCGATCGAGCTCGCGAACAGGCTGGGCAAGAGCCCGATCCATGTCGCGCTCGCCTATGTCCTGGCGCAGCCATACCCGTCCGTTCCGCTGATTGGACCGCGCACGCTTGACGAATTGGAGGACAGTCTGCAGGCGCTCGACATTGCGCTTTCGCCGGACGATCTGGCGTGGCTGGATGGCGGTTCGGATCGGAAGTTCGCGCGAAGTGCGAGGTGA
- a CDS encoding amidase, with protein sequence MAEITDSFLETYAESDALDLAGLVQRGEVAPAELVEAAVITIERLNPALNAVVHRLYDMARASAETVDRSVPFAGVPFLLKELASSWTGAPNTNACFFLKDVVADFDTEVVRRMKAAGLVLVGKSNAPENGWSITTEPKLYGATKNPWKDGITPGGSSGGAAAAIAARMVPIAEASDGAGSIRVPASCCGIVGLKPSRGRVSLAPFGDYWYGGAYFLCCSRTVRDTSAYLDAVAGALPGDPYTPPVPDDSWPSLSARAPKKLRIGFTVTPPNGTAIDPEVKATMLATVAALERLGHDVEEHDMPLDANAVWKTYTNMTCVQTAATFGYHETVIGRPVTQADVEPVTWAIIERGRATSGIRHICDVETIRQVGRDIVGDLAPYDLFITPTLTQLPRPLGYYDMSEPDIDRYNAKWTDAVFAFPFNISGQPAISLPLGWSAGGVPIGVQLVGRYGDEATVLAVSTQLEREMPWKHRRPKVSG encoded by the coding sequence ATGGCTGAGATCACCGACAGCTTTCTGGAAACCTACGCCGAGTCCGACGCGCTGGATCTGGCCGGGCTGGTTCAGCGCGGCGAGGTTGCGCCGGCCGAGCTCGTCGAGGCGGCCGTCATTACGATCGAGCGGCTCAACCCGGCGCTGAACGCGGTGGTCCACCGCCTCTACGACATGGCGCGCGCCTCGGCTGAAACGGTCGACAGAAGCGTGCCCTTTGCCGGCGTACCGTTCCTGCTCAAGGAACTGGCCTCGTCCTGGACCGGGGCGCCGAACACCAACGCCTGCTTCTTTCTCAAAGACGTTGTCGCCGACTTCGACACCGAGGTCGTGCGCCGCATGAAGGCGGCGGGCCTGGTGCTTGTCGGCAAATCCAACGCGCCCGAAAACGGGTGGTCGATCACCACCGAACCAAAGCTTTACGGCGCGACGAAAAATCCGTGGAAGGACGGCATCACGCCCGGTGGCTCAAGTGGCGGCGCTGCGGCGGCCATCGCCGCGCGCATGGTGCCGATCGCCGAGGCCAGCGATGGCGCCGGCTCGATCCGCGTCCCGGCGTCCTGCTGCGGCATCGTCGGCCTGAAACCGTCGCGCGGGCGCGTCAGCCTGGCGCCCTTCGGCGACTATTGGTACGGCGGCGCCTATTTCCTGTGCTGTTCGCGGACGGTGCGCGACACATCAGCCTATCTCGATGCGGTGGCTGGCGCGCTGCCGGGCGATCCCTATACGCCGCCGGTTCCGGACGACAGCTGGCCCAGCCTTTCGGCGCGTGCGCCGAAGAAGCTGCGCATCGGCTTTACCGTCACGCCGCCCAACGGCACGGCGATCGATCCCGAGGTCAAGGCCACGATGCTGGCGACAGTGGCTGCGCTCGAGCGCCTCGGCCACGATGTCGAGGAGCACGACATGCCGCTCGACGCCAACGCGGTCTGGAAGACCTACACCAACATGACCTGCGTGCAGACGGCGGCAACCTTCGGTTACCATGAAACGGTCATCGGCAGGCCGGTGACACAGGCCGACGTCGAGCCGGTGACCTGGGCGATCATCGAGCGCGGCCGCGCGACAAGCGGCATCCGGCACATCTGCGATGTCGAGACGATACGTCAGGTCGGCCGCGACATTGTCGGCGACCTCGCGCCCTATGATCTGTTCATCACCCCGACGCTCACTCAGCTGCCGAGACCTTTGGGCTACTACGATATGTCGGAGCCGGACATCGACCGCTACAATGCCAAATGGACGGACGCCGTCTTCGCTTTCCCCTTCAACATCTCCGGGCAACCGGCGATTTCACTGCCGCTCGGCTGGTCCGCCGGCGGCGTGCCGATCGGCGTGCAGCTGGTCGGCCGCTATGGCGACGAAGCGACCGTGCTCGCCGTCTCGACGCAGCTGGAACGGGAGATGCCGTGGAAGCACCGCCGACCGAAGGTGAGCGGATAG
- a CDS encoding ABC transporter ATP-binding protein — protein sequence MNAGNAKTPKLGVQDATKIYHTASGDLLALDRCSLDVHANEIVSIVGPSGCGKTTLLWSMSGLHRLTSGAIRLDGKEIAGPHPDIGIVFQEANLLPWRNLDANIHFPFEIKGEKPDRAWIAHLIHRVGLDGFGGKFPRELSGGMQQRAAIVRALALKPSVLLMDEPFGALDSFTREEMNRLVEEIWLDTKTTIVFITHSIEEAIFLSDRVVVLSARPGRVAKEYRVPFPRPRSLEIMATKEVFDLTNTIKMDIVGERVRPKAWERTTAEIVRIRP from the coding sequence ATGAACGCGGGCAATGCAAAAACCCCGAAGCTTGGCGTGCAGGATGCGACCAAGATCTATCATACGGCCTCCGGCGACCTTTTGGCGCTGGACCGCTGCAGCCTCGACGTCCATGCCAATGAGATCGTCTCGATCGTCGGGCCCTCCGGCTGCGGCAAGACGACGCTTTTATGGTCGATGTCCGGGCTGCATCGCCTGACCAGTGGCGCAATCCGGCTCGACGGCAAGGAGATCGCCGGCCCGCATCCGGATATCGGCATTGTCTTCCAGGAGGCAAATCTCCTGCCCTGGCGCAATCTCGACGCCAACATCCATTTTCCCTTCGAGATCAAGGGCGAGAAGCCGGACCGCGCCTGGATCGCGCATCTCATCCACCGCGTCGGGCTTGACGGCTTCGGCGGCAAGTTTCCGCGCGAGCTTTCGGGCGGCATGCAGCAGCGCGCCGCGATCGTGCGGGCGCTGGCGCTGAAGCCGTCCGTCCTTCTGATGGACGAGCCGTTCGGCGCTCTCGACAGTTTTACCCGCGAAGAGATGAACCGTCTCGTCGAGGAGATCTGGCTCGATACCAAAACCACCATCGTCTTCATCACCCACAGCATTGAGGAGGCGATCTTCCTGTCCGACAGGGTGGTGGTGCTGAGCGCGCGGCCGGGGCGCGTGGCCAAGGAATATCGCGTGCCGTTCCCGCGCCCGCGCTCGCTGGAGATCATGGCGACGAAGGAGGTCTTCGACCTCACCAACACGATCAAGATGGACATCGTCGGCGAACGCGTACGGCCGAAGGCGTGGGAGCGCACCACCGCCGAAATTGTGAGGATCAGGCCGTGA
- the ugpC gene encoding sn-glycerol-3-phosphate ABC transporter ATP-binding protein UgpC, whose protein sequence is MAAVTLKNVVKRFGAYEIIHGANIDVNDSEFVVFVGPSGCGKSTLLRMIAGLEDISGGEIAIGGKVVNDVEPAERGIAMVFQSYALYPHMSVEQNLSFGLRMNGNPKADTERRVKRASEILRIAELMKRRPRQLSGGQRQRVAIGRAIVREPQVFLFDEPLSNLDAELRVQMRVEISRLHKELGVTMIYVTHDQTEAMTLADRIVVLNAGHIEQIGAPLDLYDDPANRFVAGFVGSPKMNFMAAKVVGNDDDATVIELANHGGAKLRKPLSNAAPAVGSDVVLGVRPEHFFEAGEGDCDITIKADVAEHLGSVSYVYASAGANAGREELIIEREASRQRANGDHMMVSIKAGRSLLFDTAGDRIR, encoded by the coding sequence TCAATGACAGTGAATTCGTCGTCTTTGTCGGCCCTTCCGGCTGCGGCAAGTCCACGCTGCTGAGGATGATCGCCGGGCTCGAGGACATCAGCGGCGGCGAGATCGCCATCGGCGGCAAAGTCGTGAACGATGTCGAACCGGCCGAGCGCGGCATCGCTATGGTGTTCCAGTCGTACGCGCTCTATCCGCATATGAGCGTCGAGCAGAATCTGAGCTTTGGGCTCCGGATGAACGGCAACCCGAAAGCCGACACCGAGCGGCGGGTGAAGCGGGCCTCCGAAATACTTCGCATCGCCGAACTGATGAAGCGCCGCCCGCGGCAATTGTCGGGCGGCCAGCGCCAGCGCGTCGCCATCGGCCGCGCCATCGTTCGCGAGCCGCAGGTGTTCCTGTTCGACGAACCGCTCAGCAATCTCGACGCCGAGCTCAGGGTGCAGATGCGGGTCGAGATCTCGCGCCTTCACAAGGAGCTCGGCGTCACCATGATCTATGTGACGCACGACCAGACCGAAGCGATGACGCTGGCCGACAGAATCGTCGTGCTCAACGCCGGCCATATCGAGCAGATCGGCGCGCCGCTCGATCTCTATGACGACCCGGCGAACCGCTTCGTCGCCGGTTTCGTCGGCTCGCCGAAGATGAATTTCATGGCGGCGAAAGTGGTGGGGAACGACGACGATGCAACGGTCATCGAACTGGCCAACCATGGCGGCGCCAAATTGCGGAAGCCGCTTTCGAACGCCGCGCCAGCGGTCGGCAGCGATGTCGTCCTCGGCGTCCGGCCTGAGCATTTCTTCGAGGCCGGCGAAGGCGACTGCGACATCACCATCAAGGCCGACGTCGCCGAGCACCTCGGATCGGTGAGCTATGTCTATGCCAGTGCAGGTGCCAATGCCGGACGAGAGGAACTGATCATCGAGCGTGAGGCGTCGCGGCAGCGGGCGAATGGCGACCACATGATGGTGTCGATCAAGGCCGGCCGGTCGCTTCTCTTCGACACGGCAGGTGATCGCATTCGCTGA
- a CDS encoding MurR/RpiR family transcriptional regulator, producing MIEADRQGPPTSDGDPDGRDPDGRDHVRRIPDIISLVKDSYGDLRPAERRVADVVLDDVRFAVDASNAALAQKAQVSEPTVTRFCRAIGCEGVRDFKLKLAQSLVVGALYLSKPPPTSSDNGMPFWNAVFSEARRALQEAERQLDPAQLVKAAELIAKARQVTVFGLGGSSSALAQETQYRLFRYGITVSAQCDPYLMRMTASTLRPSDLVIAISATGRTREVIEAVELAKHYRANAICVTAPDTDLARACDVRLTVAVPEYPDTLKPTASRFAFLAVIDLMAVAAAYKLDGSARETVRRIKYNAQIHRTGKEMEPLGD from the coding sequence ATGATCGAAGCTGACCGCCAGGGGCCGCCGACCTCCGACGGCGACCCCGATGGGCGCGATCCGGATGGACGCGATCATGTCAGGCGCATACCCGACATCATCTCACTGGTGAAGGATTCCTATGGCGACTTGCGCCCGGCGGAGCGGCGCGTCGCCGATGTCGTGCTCGACGACGTCAGGTTCGCGGTCGACGCTTCCAATGCGGCGCTTGCCCAGAAAGCTCAGGTCAGCGAACCCACCGTGACCCGGTTCTGTCGCGCCATCGGCTGCGAGGGCGTGCGCGACTTCAAGCTGAAGCTGGCGCAGAGCCTTGTCGTCGGCGCGCTCTATTTGAGCAAGCCGCCGCCCACCAGCAGCGACAACGGGATGCCGTTCTGGAATGCTGTGTTCAGCGAGGCCCGCCGGGCGCTGCAGGAGGCCGAGCGGCAGCTTGATCCAGCACAGCTGGTGAAGGCGGCCGAGCTCATCGCCAAGGCGCGTCAGGTCACGGTGTTCGGCCTCGGCGGCAGCTCCTCGGCGCTGGCGCAGGAAACCCAGTACCGGCTGTTCCGCTACGGCATTACAGTGAGCGCCCAGTGCGACCCGTATCTAATGCGGATGACCGCCTCGACCTTGAGGCCCAGCGATCTGGTGATCGCTATTTCGGCGACGGGACGCACGCGCGAGGTGATCGAGGCCGTCGAGCTTGCCAAGCACTACCGCGCCAACGCGATCTGCGTGACCGCGCCCGACACCGACCTGGCCCGCGCCTGCGACGTCAGGCTGACAGTCGCGGTGCCCGAATATCCCGACACGCTGAAGCCGACGGCTTCCCGCTTCGCCTTCCTGGCCGTCATCGACCTGATGGCGGTGGCGGCCGCCTACAAGCTCGACGGCTCGGCCCGCGAAACGGTTCGCCGCATCAAATACAACGCCCAGATCCACAGGACGGGCAAGGAAATGGAACCGCTGGGCGATTGA
- a CDS encoding Gfo/Idh/MocA family oxidoreductase, with protein MTDKVKVLVVGLGNMGASHASAYHGLDGFVIVGIMSRTIKSNKNIPTELAGYPLYEDFDQALKETKPDAVSINSWPNTRAEYALKAIAANCHVFMEKPLATNIEDAEKIVAAARAKNRKLVLGYILRVHPSWIKFIEVGKTLGKPLVMRLNLNQQSSGSAWHWHKNLIDSLIPIVDCGVHYVDVMCQLTGAKPVRVHGIGAKLWADAAKQNYGHLHVTFDDGSVGWYEAGWGPMMSETAYFVKDVVGPKGAVSIVAGQQASSAAELAEVSDSADIDRHTKTDALKIHYAEVDGDKNFSKPDEIVSMEDEPGHQELCDREQAFFLRAIREDLDLTEQMNAAVNSLRIVLAAEQSIEEGRTVELA; from the coding sequence TTGACCGACAAGGTGAAAGTGCTGGTGGTGGGTCTCGGCAATATGGGCGCGTCGCATGCCAGCGCCTATCACGGGCTCGACGGGTTCGTGATCGTCGGAATCATGAGCCGCACGATCAAGAGTAACAAGAATATCCCGACTGAATTAGCCGGCTATCCGCTCTACGAGGATTTCGACCAGGCACTGAAGGAGACGAAACCGGACGCCGTTTCCATCAACAGCTGGCCCAATACCCGTGCCGAATATGCGCTGAAGGCGATCGCCGCCAATTGCCATGTGTTCATGGAAAAGCCGCTCGCCACCAATATCGAGGATGCCGAAAAGATCGTCGCCGCGGCACGTGCCAAGAACCGCAAGCTGGTGCTCGGCTACATCCTGCGGGTCCACCCGTCCTGGATCAAGTTCATCGAGGTCGGCAAGACGCTCGGCAAGCCGCTGGTCATGCGGCTCAACCTCAACCAGCAGAGCAGCGGCAGCGCCTGGCATTGGCACAAGAACCTGATCGACTCGCTGATCCCGATCGTCGATTGCGGCGTCCACTATGTCGACGTCATGTGCCAGCTGACCGGCGCCAAGCCGGTCCGTGTCCACGGCATCGGCGCCAAATTGTGGGCGGATGCCGCCAAGCAGAACTATGGTCACCTGCATGTCACCTTCGATGACGGTTCGGTCGGCTGGTACGAGGCGGGCTGGGGGCCGATGATGAGCGAAACTGCCTATTTCGTGAAGGACGTGGTCGGCCCCAAGGGCGCGGTCTCGATCGTCGCCGGTCAGCAGGCGAGCAGTGCAGCCGAACTGGCCGAGGTGTCCGACTCCGCCGATATCGACCGGCACACAAAGACAGATGCGCTCAAGATCCACTACGCAGAAGTCGACGGCGACAAGAACTTCAGCAAGCCGGACGAGATCGTCAGCATGGAGGATGAGCCCGGACACCAGGAGCTTTGCGATCGCGAGCAGGCGTTCTTCCTGCGCGCCATCCGCGAGGATCTCGATTTGACCGAGCAGATGAATGCGGCGGTCAACAGCCTGCGCATCGTGCTTGCCGCCGAGCAGAGCATCGAGGAGGGGCGGACTGTCGAGCTAGCCTGA